The Opitutaceae bacterium nucleotide sequence GCCGTGCTCTGGTTCGATGGCGAATGGATTCCGGAGTGGACCCACCAACAGGGCCTCGACCTTTATGCCTATGTGCGAAGCCTGAGTCCCGGGATCATCATCAACAACCGCGTGGACAAGGGGCGCCAGGGGATGAAGGGCATGAACCGGGACGATCAGGACTATGCCGGTGATTTCGGCACTCCCGAGCAGGAGATACTCGAGGGGGCTTCCGATTTCGACTGGGAATCCTGCATGACAATGAACGATACCTGGGGCTTCAAGTCAGACGACCGGAATTGGAAATCTGCCGAAAACCTGATCCACAACCTCATTGATATTGCCGCCAAGGGTGGCAACTACCTCCTGAATGTCGGACCGACGGCCGAGGGAATCATCCCGGCAGCCAGCGTCGAGCGTTTGGCCCTCATGGGGATCTGGCTCCGCACCAATGGAGAGGCCATTCTTGGCACGGAACGCCTAGCCCAATTCAGCGAGGGCGACTCCGTTTTCTACACCCGGCGCGGTTCGGATCGCACCGTCTACGCCATCCTCACCCGCTGGCCGGAGGAACCGCTCGCGCTGACCCGGGTGGTTCCGGATGAAGGCAGTGAGATCCATCTCCTGGGCTACCCGGAACCGCTTGCCTGGCAGACCGACGGATCGGTCACCACGATCACCCTGCCTCCCGCCGGACGGGCGGTCAGCGAACACGCCTGGACCCTGCGAATCCATGGAGAGGAAAGAAGTGATTGAACCTCCAAGGGCTCGGTTCCGGCTCGAAAGACAGACCGGCGAGAGGTGAGGGACCGAGTCGATCGCCTTCCTTCAGCCGCAGATTTTCAGGAGAGGCCTTTCGCCTCGGAGCAAAGATTGACCGGGACGCAGAGCCTCTCCTTAAGAGGAAACGCGGGGGAAACCGCCCTATCCGGAGTCCGTCTATCCGTCCAGTTTCATCCCCATCTGAAAACCCCAGTCTTCCGCCGCAATCTCGTGCATTCCGATATGTCGGTAGAAGGCCACGGCGTTGAGATTCTGACCTGAAACACCGAGATAAAGCCCCCGGGCACCGCGCGCCTTGGCCAGATCCGCCCAAGCCATGATCGATCTCCGCCCCCACCCGCCCTTCTGAACCCGGGGCAACAGATCGATATGAAGATGGGCCGGATAGTCGTCGACGAAATCCGGCACTTCCATCTGGCGGTCGAGGTATTCCAGGATCCATCCATCGAAGGCGCCGGGTGGCGGCGTCAGGTTCCGGAAGCGGTCCCGGATCTCCGGGAGCCAGGTCTGATTGAACCAGAGGGCAAAAGCCCGGGAATCAAAGGCCCCGAGAACGTAGCCGCAGGGGCCTTCGTCGTCTTCCAGCACCAGGCAGGAATCCGCGTCATAAACCGGATACGGCGCGGCAAAAACCGCCCCGACCAGATCCGGATG carries:
- a CDS encoding alpha-L-fucosidase — encoded protein: MRTPIRAFLIAAVATGLSPSLVLASETAAQPVAESREAFDQRMSWWRDATFGMFIHWGPYAVPAGIHAGKPVEGIGEWIMQKAAIPVSEYEDYARRFNPTAFDADEWVRIARDAGMKYIIITSKHHDGFCLWDSKVTGYDAMDFAPIHRDLLGELKAACDRQGMILGFYHSIMDWHHPDAQGPHYPTYNTREKSNPDFERYVEGTLKPQIRELIENYNPAVLWFDGEWIPEWTHQQGLDLYAYVRSLSPGIIINNRVDKGRQGMKGMNRDDQDYAGDFGTPEQEILEGASDFDWESCMTMNDTWGFKSDDRNWKSAENLIHNLIDIAAKGGNYLLNVGPTAEGIIPAASVERLALMGIWLRTNGEAILGTERLAQFSEGDSVFYTRRGSDRTVYAILTRWPEEPLALTRVVPDEGSEIHLLGYPEPLAWQTDGSVTTITLPPAGRAVSEHAWTLRIHGEERSD
- a CDS encoding GNAT family N-acetyltransferase, translating into MNLRPYRSTDLPSLYRICLETGANGGDGSGRCTHPDLVGAVFAAPYPVYDADSCLVLEDDEGPCGYVLGAFDSRAFALWFNQTWLPEIRDRFRNLTPPPGAFDGWILEYLDRQMEVPDFVDDYPAHLHIDLLPRVQKGGWGRRSIMAWADLAKARGARGLYLGVSGQNLNAVAFYRHIGMHEIAAEDWGFQMGMKLDG